The Watersipora subatra chromosome 7, tzWatSuba1.1, whole genome shotgun sequence genomic interval TAAGCAGGCCAGACAAAGCAGCACTTTCACAGATTACAAAAGTTACCCTGCATATAGTGCTGTTGATGGAAGTTTTGACAGCGCAGACTTTTCACACACAGAGGAAACTGGTATTAGATGGTGGACAGTTGACCTGGGAAAGAGGTACAGCATCGGTCAAATCAAGTTATATAATAGATGGGATTGCTGCCGTAAGTTTTCCTTCATTTTAAATACTATCAGTtatataaagatagaaatatTTCTCCTGGTTGGCACAGAGTACTTGACTGGCTGTAGCTTATAATCTTAAGCTTAAAAAAATTAGAAGCATCATTAATGGAGTTTAAAAGTTTAACTTACTTGTAAATACTGATTAAACAAACTCATTGATGATTGCTAACGGCTTGGCTACACAGACCGACAAAATGCATAAACGACACGTAGTGACGAAATAGTCGCTGTGACTGAACAAGCCACACTACTAAGTGATGCGTCATGTTGGAAAATTTTCTAGCTGATGGAAATTGGTCTCAGTAATGTGAAGTCAATGGCGTCCTTCCTAGACTCCCCAGTACTGTCAGTGACTTACCATCAGGATATCTATATTCTAATATAGATCTTTGAGGAGTTgagataaaataatatgtttgcaGCTATTTGCAATGCTATGTTGTGCTCATTAAAATACTACACACTAATAATGAAAATAGTCATATACAAACACATAAAGTCTGACATGAATtaatttatagaaaaaatatttcaactgcCCAAAAAATTGATCTAAATTTTGTTATGAAACTTTtccatttacatgtattataataatagctacatgtattagaaaccaaaatattttttccaagtataaatatttgtttgcgTATAGATTTGTTTGCCATCATTGTGCCAAAGCCATTGTTAGATACAACTTGCATACATTTCAAATAAATAACATTGAATTTAGATTGTTGTAATCAGTTAGTTCAGCCAATCACATTTAGGTCAGTTTTGTTGTTAAAAACAACAATCAACATATTTGATTTGATATAACATAACAAGCCTGTTGGCAATGCCGAAGGccaacatttattttttttgtgtagCCAAGCCTTAAGAAAAcaatattcaaaacaaaaagtaGTAATTATTACACATTAGTAGCAACTTTGGCATCTGTGATATACCAAATTTGTGAAATACCAATTCTGAGCTTTAAATTCTttgatatattgtattacatgCTGAATTCAACAATGTCCTGTTTATGATTCTGGGGAAGAATATCAGAGCATACATACAAATTTAAATCATTAGGTATCACTTTGTCTTATTACCAAAGGTGAACAGGTGATAAAGTGTTATTTTATGGCTGTAAATGTGCTTCAATGTGATTACAGAAGAGAGACTTGCTAACATAACAACACTGACATCAATACTTGATAACCTAACGGATCCTTCTCTCTCATCTCCTGACTGGATAGCTAGAGCTTACCGTGGACCAGCTTATGCTGCTGTTGGCATCATAGATTTTAAACCTGCAATACAAGCTCAACATGTTGCTGTGTACAGCTCATCAGACTCGAAACCACTGGCTCTGCTTGAAGTTGAAGTTTATGGTGAGCTTGTATAAATAACAAAGCTTATTTTgtttgctatataataatttGCTTTATAATGTAATGTGCTATATTAACTGATACCTTACTGTAAACTGATGCATTAGAATTGTGACTAATCTTAGAACATGTTATAAATAATAGGTCCAAACAACTTGGCCCTTAATAAGACGGTCAGTCAGAGCAGCACTCCTGGCAGCAACTCAGCTGAAaaagcaaacgatggaaattaTATGGGCATCTCTCAAACCAGCTCTCTTGGTGTGAAATGGTGGAGAGTAGATTTGGGGGAGAAATACAGCATCAGTAATATTGAGCTATATGGTACAAGTGAGtagaaatcatttcattttgttTCATTTATCACTAATATATGAAGTAATCACAATGCAAGAAATGCACAATCAAAAATAATCGCCCAATAGCTGCAAAGTAAGTTGCAGTGTTAAAACTTTAGCAAAGATAAATTATTTACAAGTTTTTGCTAAACTCTTTTGTTCTACATTTTTCTGCAGATAGAAAAATGTAATACTTTACAAACCAATTAATAGCCAAATATATCTGAAAACTGAACTTTTCAGAAGTGTCAAACTAATGATCAGCTAAAAATAGTTTCTAAAAGTCACACTTTCAGCCACTACAATGGATCGAAAACATTCGCACCCTGATGTGACACGAATGCGCtcatgttttttttttgtggctgagaagataactctgcaAACCCCTCAACAGTAATAccataaactttttattatctATAGAACGATAAAATACAAGCTAAATCTTTTTGCAATAATTGACGTTTTAGACATCATGCACGCCTCAAAATCATAAATATTCTTAAGCTCTTCTAGTCAATTAGTTCATAAATAACTAATTATGTGTCACTAACAATTTTGTAAGCAGTAAAAAAGTTTTCCATAAATTGATCTAACACAACATAGCTAATGATCTAACACTAAAGCTGCATGTTTACactataaaattattgataattgatttattttaaattgttaaCTTAGTGTTAAGTAACAACTAACATGTAACATGTGACATACAATAAATGTCAAAATGGCGTAAATTaataacttcatatcataataTAGTTAGTAAATAATTAATTGCTTTCtctcaaagttaaaaaagaacacgttgtttgtttcggcttgattaAGGCAAATGTttgtacaataaataatatcCAATTTTGATAAAACCTATTGAAAAAATGATGAGCTCACTTGTGATAAATCATCAGTAAAAACTTGATCatagatttttgtttttatatattttgatgTTATGGACAAGCAATAACCAAAAGATTGCCGTATAGCAAACCTAATTAGTGTATGCTGAATGTAATTCTATAGGATtgttttccattcattattagaCTGACTGCCATGTCGGTAACATATCATCACAGGAGACCAGAAGAAAGTTCCTAGTTTGTAAACTCGCATAGAGTTCAGTAAAATCTTATTGCAGGTTTATCTTTGAAATGTATACTTTTTCACTATTTCACCATGTATACCTCCTCTCCGGAGACACCTTTAGATTTTTTTCCCGTATCTCTCTACAGCAGCTATGGCCAAATTGCAGATCTAGATCCGGATCCGGATTTCTGTAGttttttgtggatctttcaagTTGGCTGTCAAAAGATTTCTTGAATAATTTTTCTAATAATTTGgtcaaaaaagatttttgtaaacttttcttagaatttttgaaaattcattgTTTCAGCTATGagttttgtgaaaaacaatcaTAGAACAAGACTCACCAATACTCATCTTCGTAAACTTTAAGATTCGCTGTAAGTAGCAGGAAACCGGGTTTTGATAGTATTGGGAAGTTAAAGCCCACTCATAATTTTTCTCACTAATATCCAACATGCTTGTTACAACACATTCATTCAatgatttttagtcaaattatgtatataactaaagtttttttaaatcacATTTGATGCCTTGTTTTAAGATGAACACAAATAATTGCGTGTTTTTTTcatgataaaaaagaaaaatacgcATCTTCAGCTTGTTATCGATCTTAAATTTGTTAGATTTGGCTGTAGCGGATCATGACTCaaatcatttggccatccctgCTATATAGCATGCCAAGAGATTTCAGCGGTGCCATCAATAATTAGGCTTGTCGCACTCTAATGTATGAGTTAAATCTATAATCCAGTAGTACCAAGAGCAATCATAGATTTGGTGGTATTTCAgcaaatataatctgaatgaaCATCTATGCTAGCTGTTTGTTAAAAACTTGTATTGTGTACACAACATCATCACTATTATTATAATCAGTGCAGCGGTTAGCCAGACTACAATGGTAATGTTCATTTTGGTCTCATAATCAATTTTATCTTTCTCTTTTGTTGTTCAATCTACACATTTCTTTATGGATTATCcaaactaatattttttatttgaattccTTATTTTGCTCTTTCATAATTTTAATAGGTTGTATCGCAGTTTTTTGCAACAGTGATTACATACATTTTCAACATGTCAAGCCCATCTCAAATTGATTTGTATAAAGTTGATTTTAGGTGATAACATGGTTGCTTTGTCAACTCACCAGTATTGctattttttttcctttttgaaatcCTCATTTGGATTAGAAATATTTCATGCAACTTTGGATTGTTGTTTTTATGATGTGATAATTACCGAAAAATGTATCTGCATTTCCTAGTCTACAATTTTCTGATTTTACAAGAAcaaatgtttaaatattttaaatgctgCAACATGGCTTTATAATTTCACCGTTTTACCATGTATAACTAATTGTTCTAATTTTTCAGTTATTACAAGATTTTTTCACTGCAAAAATCAGCATCCACAAAAATTGTCCTCATACGTTTATGATCTCAATGAAAATTGGGTTAAAGTATTACATTTTTGGTAATGAGGAGTAAatcatttatgtattttattatttataattgtttCAATGCaagtcaaaaattatttgtattcaAGCCATCAAATATTAACTCTGCTAATTGCAAAAAAGCGTCATGCTGTGAGAATTGTACAACGTATTGTTATCAGGCCAGTTTCTTTTAGCTAGAATGGGTCTTCTTTTAGGTTACAGTAAATGTCCTTTCGaagaaatatatttttccaAAATTATGGACGATTTGCTGTTATTGAACCTAGTGTTTCAGTTTTACAAGTCAGAGATTTGTGTATTACGGTGTTTAccaaaacttttattttcatATTCAAATACATGGCAGGGTATCTCAATAATTGCTATTGATAAAAACGCTTTATCTACTTCTTGCTTTTTTTACTGTTCTATGGAACTACTTTTAACAGGCCTACTTTTCAGTATCCTAAATGCATGTAATCACTTTAAAAGCATTTTTACCATGGATTAGTTTGACTTATTCTGGTTTACTAAAGTTCTAGAAGCTACCATATGCAACTTCCTTAGATAGTAAGTGTTATTAAATACTTGCTTTCTCTGAGTTTATACACACATATGATTTACGTCATACAGTAAGTAATTACCAATGTTACATGTCCTACTTAATATGGCCTCAAACAGTacctcttaaaggttgacttgcgacaaaattcacattacagttatttgatatgaaaaggttccccatgtcttactctgttgtgttgtaggtgcaacaaatgtggaaatgtgattaaaagctcttaaaagctcaaaaaacgaacagttaatcgcagcaacacgagaccgccgtagtttggattctctttccaaaacagctcaaatgtgacgtagctgtggtagatgttttttgtttacacttttatgcaaccttagtcatcaaaatatttttcacaaatatgcttcacgcattcaataaaaccatgtctattgttcttacccATCTGTTTTAtagtcattgtaatgctgtcacttttaacagtgatataatataacttaccgtaaaaatttgtttaattttttagcctcagcttgaaggagtacatgtcattgtctgataatcacaacgagcctgttggtaacctgtgataatcaaaaagtgctgcaaaaattatttgcgaaataTTGGgacacatgatcagattacgacttgccgattagaccaaactgaaaaataaactgTCAAGTAgcaagcatttatatttgatacgaggtcttcggtaaaacgggaagtgtttttcataaactagtgctacgataagttttatattgagctttttattggcttttcactTCATGTGAGAACaccacatgacaagacaataaccaaatttaatgactacatcagagaactaaagagattccaatctacggcggcttttcatttttgagcttttaaatgcttgtaatcttatttccacatatttggcacctacatcacaacagagtaaaacatggtgaatcttttgataccaaataactgtaatgtgaattttgctgcaagtcagcctttaagGTTTCTAAAAAACTAAAACAGTTTTTGCAAGGTATGCCACAGTCCTATAAAATGGTAGCTCATAACTAGTACATAACTATTTGCATTGtagttgttgtagctagtggaTAGGTAAACTTTTGACCGTCTTATTTATGCACATAAAAAAGCAGATAGCTCCATCTATGCAGCCATGAACTCTCTCAAATTAACCAAAGTTGTTTCCTCATTATGCCATGTTTTTATTCTCAATAGCAGTATTTCGTGACAAACAACCTGTGAACAAAGTATGACAAAGTCTATGTTTTGATTTGACAGTTTTTGGTATTCTATGTATAGCGAATATGGATTTTTAATAAGTTGATGTTAACTATTATTGTCATGCTGGAGAGTCAAGAGAATTTTATATATCTGGTTGGAATGTAGTCTGCTGTAATGCCAATACAAAAATCAGAGGTTTTATTGCATTAACAttggttattttttattttcaaatataaCAGTAAAACTGTGGTAAATGCATTAAATGCACTTATCAAAGTTTTACTTTGGTCAATACATTTGATGTATTTTTGATGAACGAGcttgaaaaaacttttcaacGGAGTTATGAAATTTATAATCCtgacaaactaaaatatattttgaatgaGGTTGACTGGGACACCTTGGTTTACCAGATAAAAGTGTACTGTAGATTTGGCTTGTAACAACTTTCTAAACATAACAAGAGAAATGTTTTACCAAATTGCTCTTATAACGGAAACAACTTGTTGTAAATCCAAAAGCTTCACAACCTTCTGGATCACCAAAAATCTTCTTTTTGAGATACGGAACAAAGACAAATTATTTGGCTAGTACAGAGCTCACCTCTTTAATCCTAATATTAAAAAGAGCTACATAACAAGCTAGAAATAGTTTCATTCCTTATCAAAAAGCTAAAGCTGATAATTGTTGCaatttgatatcaaaagttAATGACTCGAGAAATCCTtagaatttaataaataatgctTGTAGACAAGACAAAGGTTATAAAGCTCAACAAATTGCTGagcttttaaactttaattCCAACGAATTAACCGATGACAAACAAATAACTACCAAGTTTAACACTTATATTACAGAAATAGAACCCAGGCTTGCCCaagtttattttaatacaaCCATGCATCATCAAGCTTCAGAGATAATTAAATTCCAGAATTTTAATTTTGCAGAAGTTAATGAGTTCAGAGAGATGTTGCAAATCTTAGATTTAATTAGATGAAATTTGATTATGATTGAATGAAATGATGAGATTTAATCTCAAATTTAATTAGATGTATTTAATGCAAATGCATTAAATGCATTTGCAATGCTGTGCAGTTGGTTTGTActaagtttaaaaatataacaacacCCATACCtatgtcaagtttttaaagtaatttagttgtacagGTAAATCTTCAACATTTTTTACCGGTTGTTTCACTACACACGCTAGCAAATTTATACCGCAAAATTAAACAGAAAAATCTTCATCTTCACCAAAGAATTCAGCCCAAGCTTTTTTGTTGACAAAATTTCTTGGAAGCTTCATATGGTGAAGTTCCAAAAGTGAAGttcaaatcttttaaaaatatattatgtagCAGTTCTGCATACAGAACTGTTAcataatgtaaaaatatattatgtagCAGTTCTAAGTGAAATGTCTGTTTAGGATTGTGCTGTAACACATGTTTTTGTTTGAGGTAGTAATTTCCATAGCccattaaaattataaataaaattatcatCCTATTTTCAGCCAACACTCTAGAGAAGATATCTATATTAACCTCAAATTATGAGTCACCACAAGCTCCTGCTCTTGACTCTGATGAATGGACACAGAGAAACTATCAAGGACCACCATATGGTGAAGTAGGAGTGATACAGTTTACAACTCCAGTTGAAGGACGCCATGTAGCAGTACTTAGTGAGAGCACTGATCAGCCTCTGTCTCTAACAGAAGTGGTTGTCTATGGTATGAGTTTTATTTCGACAAGCTTGTAGTAAGTGAACTAGTAATGGTTGAGTGAGATATGGGTCTATGCAAGGTAAAAACTGattttaaaatagtaaatattaaccCATCAGTGAAAAGTAAGAAATTTAATtgattcaaatttaaaatagtcttcagaaatattttgctaCTCTTTTCTAAGCAGAAAAgtcttttttgtttaatttcatCTACTCAGAAATTTATCTGGAAGTACATGTATACTGCAGTGAGTAGGTAGTGTTCCTAGGATGCCTCGGCTTTGTTTAGTGATATGTTACCAACATGATAGTGGCTAAGGGTAAAAACATGTTGCATTATGCTAAtagcaaaatatcaaatataaatttgCACGATTCGCGCATTCATGCATTCAGAAAGCTCTATCCCATAGCCATTTAATTACCAAATTgttcacatgtacatgtaaatatacggTTCCAATTAAACCAAATAACTTTCTATTTCAAGAACTGTTTATTAGACACTCAAAGCTTTGGCATCTAAGATGCTTAGGTTTTGCTGAGAAACATTGTATGAAAACATGACACCATCTTTACAAAGTATACTGCCTTATCTGTTTAGACATAATTTTTGTGTGCTGACTACTTGCTGGGTTTACttacatagtttatatttttaaagtaactTCTTGCATGTTCCATGATTTTTCTTGTCTGAAAATCGCAATAATTTAGCAAGCAATGATTTTATGTATTATACGTAATATGAGTAATTCCATGAGCAAgtagctaataaaatatattagctaaatcaaatatatttttctaaagTATGATATAAAATGGTATCGTATACCATTAACAAAAAATTACGGCAGATTTGTTGAGCAAAAAATGCAAGGTTAATTAGGATGTTGAAATTGTACATTGACTTTTCAAATTGCTTAAAATATTTGAAGTGATTGGCAATAAAATAATCCTAAATCTATTAAACTCCCTATGAATATACacatttgcaaaatatttgtagatGGGATATTAACAAGTCAATTaagaaaaagattaaaaaacaCCATTCTTAAAAACGCTTATGCAGTACTCAACATATAGTTTACGGTTAACCCTTTCATGTCAAATTAAATGATTCCATTGCATGCTTCTAGGTACaattattcaagtgactgctcaCAAGAGATAGAATCAGcttgtttattgttttatattaaatcatAAAACAAGATGATGAAAAATAAGGTGCAATAATGGCCCATATGcgcagtagcatggctattcAAGTCGCAAAGCCTGTGTTAACAGATGAAATTGttaatgaagaaaaaatagttttctaAGCAAAAGAACTCTGAAAAACTCTATTCCAGAGAGTCCAGCAAATACTGCTTCAATGCAGTCCTAAAAAACATGACTATCAATTTTCCTTAGCCAAATTGGCAAGGAATTCAAGGCTGGTGAAACCCAATAGGCAACCCTTCTATGGCCACCAGCAGAAGAGGAGGGTGGAAGAggtaatgaaaataaggaatGACGAGTGTTGTAATGCGTTGACAAGTTAGTTTAAGATTTAACTTGTGTGAAGGCTAAGGAAATATTCTTATTTGGTATTATAGTTGTTGTATAGGAGAAGCACgagattttttaaacaaaggagTTGTTGAAAAATAagagttttatgatatattattcaAAGTAACCGCTCCTGGATGACCAAAATTTAGTTTAAGTAGCCCAGTAGAGCGCTTCTCCATGATTCCAagcaataaactattttatggTTAATTAGAGTATTAAAAGCAAAAGAGGCGTTTCTAGTAAGATCAATGATGCTTGGTAAATAGGTCCCAAGCTTTGTCGCAGTTGTTTTCTCAATAGTTCAATGTGTCCCAACGATTTTAGTGTACTATTTATTGCGACACCTAAAATTTTTATCCTGTTTGTATGTTTTGTTCATTCATGgaaatgttttttgttatttgaaaTTTATGGTTTTTGGTATTTGAAATCTATGGTTTATGAATAACAATGAAAAGTCTCTTTTCACCATTTAATGTCAGTTTGTTTTGGTCACACCAATTTTTTATCACGCCTAATAATCTGTTAATTTTAGCTAAATCTTCATTCAAGTTATTAGCGGTATAAAAAAGTTAgtatcatcagcaaacaaaatagttttaaatttgttaGTACTTTATACAAGATCATTTTGGCATATGTATAACAAAAATAGTGTTGATCGAAAGATTGATCTTTGTGGTAATACACATTTAATTACTACAGGTTGAGATATAGGTTGAGAGATATTTTTTTGAGTTGTTATAACACTTTGAAAACGGTTAGATAGATAATTCTGAATTAATTTTAGACTCAAATGAGAAAAACTTATTTGCTTAAACTTACTAAACAATATAGAGTGATCTATAATTGTTTGAAGTCTTTGAGAGATCAATGAATATACAGTACATGGTACCTAAAACTGATAGACTACTGTTTAGAGCTGCAAGTGTACTGTTTCTAAGTTCTATCAATGCTTCACGAGTACCTTTCCCTATCTGAAATCCAAATTGAGATTCTGCAATAACGTTTTCTTTAATAGTGGTTCTGGATTTTGTGGTTAGTAAGATGCTCAAAATTCTTTGAAAAAAGCTGGCAGAATAGAAATAGGTCCATAGTTATTAGATAACAGCTTATTggctttgtttttaaatatgggTACAACTTTAGcacatttaaatttttgtgcGAAAACACATTTATTTATGCTAATGTTGATAACTCATTTATGCTCAAGGTTTTGATAACTGAAGTGAACATTTTTTCGCTAATTTCAAAGAAATTCAAACTGTGCATTCTGCTTTGTTCATTTTGATTTGCAATATCTCTCTAAACTCTAAACCAAGTAAATGTAATGTAGGTTTGTATCCTGATGTTTTTTTCTACTGTGCCACAAACAGTATTTAATTGatgaaaattatttagtataTGATGTATACAACTTGCCAAATATGATGTTTTCCAAGTAGGAATATCTACAATATTTTGGAAA includes:
- the LOC137400592 gene encoding fucolectin-4-like codes for the protein MLISSLIIEVFVLLHTSSGNQGENLALNKQARQSSTFTDYKSYPAYSAVDGSFDSADFSHTEETGIRWWTVDLGKRYSIGQIKLYNRWDCCQERLANITTLTSILDNLTDPSLSSPDWIARAYRGPAYAAVGIIDFKPAIQAQHVAVYSSSDSKPLALLEVEVYGPNNLALNKTVSQSSTPGSNSAE